The genomic region TATCTTTTCGACAAAGCTTTTCCTCCTCTTCGAAGCATCTAGGCTTCGCTTCGCTACTATTTTCTCTACAATATTGAATGGTGCTGTAAGCACTATTGGCAGCGTGTCCAGAAGGAATCCTGGATTAATACCTGTTCCTAAAACTGTTACTCCATAGCGTAATGCTTCTTCATTAAGCTTCCTAGCTAATACTGGGTAACGATAATATGGGTATGAGAGTGTTTCACATGTTGAAACAGTATCTATTCCAAGCCTTACCAAACTAAGAATCTGGTCATATACTTTATCAAGATAACTACTTGTAGCATGAACAACTACGTCAGCATCAATTAATTCCTCAACATCTCTACTCACAACTACACCATATTTCTCCTCAAAACCCAGAATTTCACCTATATCCTTACCAATGATTTTTTCATCAATATCAATTGCTCCTACAATTTCCCATCCACGCTTAACAGCTTCGCGTGCTACGAGACGCCCAATAGAGCCAAAACCATATATTCCGATCCTCATCAATATCACCTGTAATAGTTATGTTTAAAACAAAATAAAAATAGTTGAAAATTACCAATAGTACTACCGAGATTTAAGTAACAAAAGACTCATAATTATCCCTAAGAAAAACTAGCATTCTCTATCCCATATAAGAGCTGAAAAACGTTGACAATTACTTATTATTTCCATATATGGATTAAATGGTTCATTAATATCATAGTCAAGTTATTATATAGATGTCTTCGTGATGAAACATTTTCTACCCTTTATTTAGGCATTTAGCTTTATCTAACGCTGCAACAACATGTCTTTCAAGAACTTCTGGTGTGATGTATCCATATAGTTGATTGATTTGTTTTCCATTGACAAATAATATTGTCGTCGGTGTCCCCAAAATTTCCATTCTCCATGCGATTTCTGGGTTATAATCTATATTCAACCTGTAGAAACCTGCTCTTCCACTGTATTTTGAGGCCACATATTCGAAAACAGGGTGGTAAGCCCTACAATACGGACAATTAGTCGAGTAAAAGTTTACTACTGTAACCTTACAGTTTTTTATGGCGCTTATTAATTCTTCATAATCATTCAGCTCTAATACTCCTCGAAAGATCTTTGAACAACAAGTATATGTTATTCTTCTAGAAATTATCCGGTGAGCGATCTTCTCTAGTATAGGTGCGAGTTCTTCATCATACCCCATTAATGTACTGATCATATTTAACACCTTTTAACCAAGGTTTTTAAATCGGCTATTTGTTTTTATTATGTCTCGTAGTCAATATATTTCCATAACAAATAGGATATTTTATAGGTGTGGTATATGTTCGTTAAGGAACTTAAATGTAGTAAGTGTGGAAGAACATATAGTTTAAAGGAGAAGCCAGTGATGTGTATAAATAAGGATCTAGGGAGACTCGATATATTCTATGACTATGAAGCAATAAAGAATGCTGTCAAACCGGAGGATCTAGCGAAAAGAGAATTCTACATGTGGAGATATAAGGAGTTCTTGCCGGTACCTGATGAGAAATATATTGTTAGCATAGGCGAGGGTGGAACGCCTCTAATAAAAGCTAATAGACTAGCCGAGAAGCTTGGGTTAAAGAATTTATATTTGAAAGATGAAACACGCAACCCTACTGGTAGCTTCAAGGATAGATGCATGAGTGTTTCGGTATCTATGGCTAAGTATTTCGGGTTTAAGAGAGCGGTGGTGGCTAGTAGTGGTAACGCTGCAGCTGCGTTGGCTGCTTATGGTGCTAGAGCAGGTATTGAAGTATATGCTTTTGTC from Staphylothermus marinus F1 harbors:
- a CDS encoding dihydrodipicolinate reductase; translation: MRIGIYGFGSIGRLVAREAVKRGWEIVGAIDIDEKIIGKDIGEILGFEEKYGVVVSRDVEELIDADVVVHATSSYLDKVYDQILSLVRLGIDTVSTCETLSYPYYRYPVLARKLNEEALRYGVTVLGTGINPGFLLDTLPIVLTAPFNIVEKIVAKRSLDASKRRKSFVEKIGIGMDPEEYMKALREGKLTGHVGYAESVYLIADAAGIHLDKVEERQEPIIADKDMIIGEFKVRKGEVIGIKGYGTGYKNRKEIIRLEFHAYLGAKEYEEIMVIGTDYEVRWRSTGTPGDQGTVAVVLNIANIINDLSPGLLLMTDIIPFKPFFKH
- a CDS encoding thioredoxin family protein yields the protein MISTLMGYDEELAPILEKIAHRIISRRITYTCCSKIFRGVLELNDYEELISAIKNCKVTVVNFYSTNCPYCRAYHPVFEYVASKYSGRAGFYRLNIDYNPEIAWRMEILGTPTTILFVNGKQINQLYGYITPEVLERHVVAALDKAKCLNKG